A stretch of Schistocerca cancellata isolate TAMUIC-IGC-003103 chromosome 3, iqSchCanc2.1, whole genome shotgun sequence DNA encodes these proteins:
- the LOC126176484 gene encoding uncharacterized protein LOC126176484, whose translation MLCVVMASMNRTEQELLYRRSREVVVPCQKHEDVVLSVLKSPLIASNHRPAPAPPPPTATTTLFPPDAGGGGGGSSGAQSGASGAEDCDDEEHARLRPPTSGEETDAEAAPGAAAAGTSGYDDERGRFAFFEQQLRRFRSPRFGEAHHKRVPTPIKRRRRSAGRDGGAGGGGAACGGGGGAGAGGGGERRHRPKPRPPPPLDVDDDVLGDDEDLEEVAGDGVVAQEGGGRGGPPGVPDPYYPIYLPIDQAFKAKYVFHHKKGKTFQERVYVFLEHPGGWLCFVYHFTV comes from the coding sequence ATGTTGTGTGTCGTTATGGCCAGCATGAACCGCACCGAGCAGGAGTTGTTGTACCGGCGATCGCGCGAGGTGGTCGTGCCGTGCCAGAAGCACGAGGACGTGGTGCTCAGCGTGCTCAAGTCGCCGCTGATCGCGTCCAATCACCGGCCGGCGCCCGCGCCTCCGCCCCCGACGGCGACCACCACGCTCTTCCCGCCGGacgccgggggcggcgggggcggcagcagcggcgcgcaGTCGGGGGCTTCCGGGGCAGAGGACTGCGACGACGAGGAGCACGCGCGCCTCCGGCCGCCCACCAGCGGCGAAGAGACGGACGCggaggcggcgccgggggcggcggccGCGGGGACGTCCGGCTACGACGACGAGCGGGGCCGCTTCGCCTTCTTCGAGCAGCAGCTGCGCCGCTTCCGGTCGCCGCGCTTCGGCGAGGCGCACCACAAGCGCGTGCCGACGCCCATCAAGCGGAGGCGGCGCAGCGCCGGCCGCGAcggcggcgccgggggcggaggGGCTGCGTGCGGGGGCGGAGGCGGTgcgggcgccggcggcggcggcgagaggcGGCACCGGCCcaagccgcggccgccgccgcccctCGACGTCGACGACGACGTGCTCGGCGACGACGAAGACCTGGAGGAGGTGGCCGGCGACGGCGTCGTCGCGCAAGAGGGCGGCGGGCGCGGCGGGCCGCCCGGCGTGCCGGACCCCTACTACCCCATCTACCTGCCCATAGACCAGGCCTTCAAGGCCAAGTACGTGTTCCACCACAAGAAGGGCAAGACCTTCCAGGAGCGCGTCTACGTTTTCCTCGAGCACCCCGGCGGCTGGCTGTGCTTCGTTTACCACTTCACTGTGTGA